AACAAACTGCTGATGACCAAGGCAGCCGGTCCGATCGATTTCACCAACAAGACCTCGGGGATCAGCATCCTGCTGGATATGCAGTGGGAATCCGATGATTCAGCAGTGGTGTATGTGCAGCAGGTGAATCTGGATAATCCGCAGCCGGCTGCGGTTGTCGAGTAGCCCAGGGTATTCTTTGTTGGACAGGCCGACCACAGGTAGTGGCCGGCCTGTCCGGTAGTTGGCTGTTATAAGGTAAACCGTTCACCGCAGTCGCTGCTGTCTCCACGGATCTTTTCCACGGCATGTCCGATCACCTGCCAGACCGCTTCAAGATTTTCCACCGCCCCTTTCGGGCTGCCGGGCAGGTTGATGATCAGGCTCTGTGCCCTGATGCCCACCACCGCCCGCGACAGGGCTGCCATCCTGGTTTTTTCCATGCTGCGCAGGCGCATCAGCTCGGCCATGCCCGGTATCAGGCGGGTAACCACCTGCATGGTGGCCTCAGGTGTCACATCCCGGGG
Above is a window of Trichlorobacter lovleyi SZ DNA encoding:
- a CDS encoding MogA/MoaB family molybdenum cofactor biosynthesis protein, whose protein sequence is MRAAILTLSDKGARGERVDASGPALSAWLAERGVTTVAAEVIADEYQQIIARLTAWADSDTADLILTTGGTGVSPRDVTPEATMQVVTRLIPGMAELMRLRSMEKTRMAALSRAVVGIRAQSLIINLPGSPKGAVENLEAVWQVIGHAVEKIRGDSSDCGERFTL